A region from the Variovorax sp. V93 genome encodes:
- a CDS encoding NUDIX hydrolase yields MTTPRWKPNVTVAAVIEQDGRFLLVEEHTAQGLRLNTPAGHLDPGESPIEGCARETLEETAHAFTPTALVGIYMARSSHRTGSKEDVTYLRFAFAGTLGAQEAGRALDEGIVRTVWMSADEIRASVPRHRSPLLLQCVEDHLAGKRYPLDLIHVHESVR; encoded by the coding sequence ATGACGACCCCGCGCTGGAAACCCAATGTCACCGTGGCCGCCGTGATCGAGCAGGACGGCCGATTCCTGCTGGTGGAAGAGCACACCGCCCAGGGGCTCAGGCTCAATACCCCGGCGGGGCACCTCGATCCGGGCGAATCGCCGATCGAAGGCTGCGCCCGCGAAACCCTCGAGGAGACCGCCCATGCCTTCACGCCCACGGCGCTGGTCGGCATCTACATGGCGCGCTCGAGCCACCGCACGGGCAGCAAGGAAGACGTGACCTACCTGCGCTTTGCCTTTGCCGGTACGCTCGGCGCGCAGGAAGCGGGCCGCGCCCTCGACGAAGGCATCGTGCGCACGGTCTGGATGAGCGCCGACGAAATCCGCGCCAGCGTGCCGCGCCACCGCAGCCCGCTGCTGCTGCAGTGCGTCGAGGACCATCTGGCCGGCAAGCGGTATCCGCTCGACCTGATCCACGTCCACGAATCAGTGCGCTGA
- a CDS encoding Re/Si-specific NAD(P)(+) transhydrogenase subunit alpha, protein MLIGVPAETMAGETRVAVTPETVKKLAASGHTVRVQSGAGIAASVTDAAYEAAGAEIVNMNAAFGADMVLKVRTPSDAETALMKPGTVVIGMLNPFDAAGLQRLATAGLTAFALEAAPRTTRAQSMDVLSSQANIAGYKAVMIAADKYQRFFPMLMTAAGTVKAARVVILGVGVAGLQAIATAKRLGAVIEASDVRPSVKEQIESLGGKFIEVSYDTDEEKEAAVGVGGYARPMPASWLARQQVEVAKRVALADIVISTALIPGRAAPTLITEDMVKAMKPGSVIVDIAAGKGADGVGGNCPLSEADKTVVKHGVTIVGETNLPALVAADASALYARNVLDFLKLIVTKEGALKIDLEDDIVAACRVAQDGQVTKQ, encoded by the coding sequence ATGCTGATAGGCGTGCCTGCCGAGACAATGGCCGGCGAAACCCGCGTGGCCGTAACGCCCGAGACGGTGAAGAAACTGGCCGCTTCCGGGCACACCGTGCGCGTGCAGTCCGGGGCCGGCATTGCGGCCAGCGTCACCGATGCCGCCTACGAGGCTGCCGGTGCCGAGATCGTCAACATGAACGCCGCCTTCGGGGCCGACATGGTGCTCAAGGTGCGCACGCCCAGCGATGCCGAAACCGCGCTCATGAAGCCCGGCACCGTGGTCATCGGCATGCTCAACCCCTTCGATGCGGCCGGCCTGCAGCGCCTGGCCACGGCCGGCCTCACGGCCTTCGCGCTCGAAGCCGCGCCGCGCACCACCCGCGCCCAGAGCATGGACGTGCTCTCGTCGCAGGCCAACATCGCGGGCTACAAGGCCGTGATGATCGCGGCCGACAAGTACCAGCGCTTCTTCCCGATGCTCATGACCGCCGCCGGCACCGTGAAGGCCGCGCGCGTGGTCATCCTGGGCGTGGGTGTGGCCGGCCTGCAGGCCATTGCCACCGCCAAGCGCCTGGGCGCCGTGATCGAGGCCTCCGACGTGCGTCCGAGCGTGAAGGAGCAGATCGAATCGCTCGGCGGCAAGTTCATCGAGGTGTCCTACGACACCGACGAAGAGAAGGAAGCCGCGGTCGGCGTCGGCGGCTACGCCAGGCCCATGCCCGCGAGCTGGCTCGCGCGCCAGCAGGTCGAGGTGGCCAAGCGCGTGGCGCTGGCCGACATCGTCATCAGCACCGCGCTCATCCCGGGGCGCGCCGCGCCCACGCTCATCACCGAGGACATGGTCAAGGCCATGAAGCCCGGCTCGGTGATCGTCGACATCGCGGCCGGCAAGGGCGCGGACGGCGTCGGCGGCAACTGCCCCTTGTCGGAGGCCGACAAGACGGTGGTCAAGCACGGCGTGACCATCGTCGGCGAAACCAACCTGCCGGCGCTGGTGGCGGCCGACGCGTCGGCGCTCTATGCGCGCAACGTGCTCGACTTCCTCAAGCTCATCGTCACCAAGGAGGGCGCCCTCAAGATCGACCTCGAGGACGACATCGTCGCCGCCTGCCGCGTCGCGCAGGACGGCCAGGTCACGAAGCAATAA
- a CDS encoding LLM class flavin-dependent oxidoreductase, protein MIPFSILDLSPITEGSDAAQSFRNSLSLAQHGEKLGYTRYWLAEHHGMPGIASAATAVLLAYIGAGTSAIRIGAGGVMLPNHSPLVIAEQFGTLESLYPGRIDLGLGRAPGSDQRTARALRRNLESDADQFPQDVVELMDFMSKAPQQPVRAVPGAGLEVPVWILGSSTFGAQLAAHLGLPYAFASHFAPQQLMQAIQIYRETFKPSAQLQKPYVMLGFNVFVADTDEEAEFRATSWQQAFVNLRSGRPGRLPPPVEGYRQKVGPAENALLDSVLSCSAVGSPARVREGVQAFIDRTGADELMITSQVFDHAARLRSYELLAGLRSQA, encoded by the coding sequence ATGATCCCGTTCTCGATCCTCGACCTTTCCCCCATCACCGAAGGCAGCGACGCCGCGCAGTCGTTCCGCAACTCGCTTTCGCTCGCACAGCACGGCGAAAAGCTGGGCTACACGCGCTACTGGCTGGCGGAGCACCACGGCATGCCGGGTATCGCGAGCGCGGCCACGGCGGTGCTGCTGGCCTACATCGGCGCCGGCACCTCGGCCATCCGCATCGGCGCCGGCGGCGTGATGCTGCCCAACCATTCGCCGCTGGTGATCGCCGAGCAGTTCGGCACGCTGGAGTCGCTGTATCCGGGGCGCATCGACCTGGGCCTGGGCCGCGCGCCCGGCTCCGACCAGCGCACGGCGCGCGCGCTGCGCCGCAACCTCGAATCCGATGCCGACCAGTTCCCGCAGGACGTGGTCGAGCTCATGGACTTCATGTCCAAGGCGCCGCAGCAGCCCGTGCGCGCAGTGCCGGGCGCGGGACTCGAGGTGCCGGTGTGGATCCTCGGCTCGAGCACCTTCGGCGCCCAGCTGGCCGCGCACCTCGGGTTGCCCTACGCCTTTGCCTCGCACTTCGCGCCGCAGCAGCTGATGCAGGCGATCCAGATCTACCGCGAGACCTTCAAGCCCTCGGCGCAGCTGCAGAAGCCTTATGTGATGCTGGGCTTCAACGTGTTCGTGGCCGACACCGACGAAGAGGCCGAATTCCGCGCCACCTCGTGGCAGCAGGCCTTCGTGAACCTGCGCAGCGGCCGGCCGGGGCGCCTGCCGCCGCCGGTCGAGGGCTACCGGCAGAAGGTCGGCCCGGCCGAGAACGCGCTGCTCGACTCGGTGCTGTCGTGTTCGGCCGTGGGCTCGCCCGCCCGGGTGCGCGAAGGCGTGCAGGCCTTCATCGACCGCACGGGCGCCGACGAGCTGATGATCACCTCGCAGGTGTTCGACCACGCGGCGCGGCTGCGCTCCTACGAGCTCTTGGCCGGCTTGCGCAGCCAGGCCTGA
- a CDS encoding ABC transporter permease subunit — protein MASTDIISPPGAGKAPPGPWREFWTSFSANRGAVIGLATIALLLLVALFAPWIAPHAPNETNSAVFLLPPAWHQGGSASYLLGTDAIGRDILSRLMFGARLSLSIGVAVVALSVVAGVVLGLVAGFFRGVLEIAIMRLMDIVLTLPSLLLAIVIVAILGPGLVNAMLAVAIVVLPHYVRITRAAVIAEVSRDYVTAARVSGAGTLRLMFSEVLPNCAAPLIVQASLGISTAILDAAALGFLGLGAQPPSPEWGTMLADAREFVLRAWWVVTFPGLAILAAVLAFNLLGDGLRDALDPKLKR, from the coding sequence ATGGCCTCGACCGACATCATTTCCCCGCCCGGTGCGGGCAAGGCGCCGCCCGGCCCGTGGCGCGAGTTCTGGACCTCTTTCTCCGCGAACCGCGGTGCGGTCATCGGACTTGCCACCATCGCGTTGCTGCTGCTCGTGGCGCTGTTCGCGCCGTGGATTGCGCCGCATGCGCCGAACGAAACCAACAGCGCCGTCTTCCTGCTGCCGCCGGCATGGCACCAGGGCGGCTCCGCCAGCTACCTGCTGGGCACCGATGCCATCGGGCGCGACATTCTTTCGCGCCTCATGTTCGGCGCGCGGCTCTCGCTGTCGATTGGCGTGGCCGTGGTGGCGCTGTCGGTGGTGGCGGGCGTCGTGCTCGGCCTGGTTGCGGGATTCTTCCGCGGCGTGCTCGAGATCGCGATCATGCGGCTGATGGACATCGTGCTGACGCTGCCGAGCCTGCTGCTCGCCATCGTGATCGTCGCGATCCTCGGGCCGGGGCTGGTCAACGCCATGCTCGCGGTGGCGATCGTGGTGCTGCCGCATTACGTGCGCATCACCCGCGCGGCCGTCATTGCCGAAGTGTCGCGCGACTACGTCACGGCGGCACGCGTGAGCGGCGCCGGCACGCTGCGCCTGATGTTCAGCGAGGTGCTGCCCAATTGCGCGGCACCGCTCATCGTGCAGGCCTCGCTCGGCATCTCGACCGCCATCCTCGACGCGGCCGCGCTCGGCTTCCTCGGCCTCGGCGCCCAGCCGCCGTCGCCCGAGTGGGGAACGATGCTGGCCGATGCGCGCGAGTTCGTGCTGCGCGCCTGGTGGGTCGTGACCTTCCCGGGGCTCGCGATCCTCGCGGCCGTGCTGGCTTTCAATCTGTTGGGCGACGGGCTGCGCGATGCCCTCGATCCGAAGCTCAAGCGATGA
- the mnmA gene encoding tRNA 2-thiouridine(34) synthase MnmA, producing MAKQRIVVGLSGGVDSAVTAHLLRQQGHEVVGIFMKNWEDDDDSEYCSSNIDFVDAASVADVLGIEIEHVNFAADYKDRVFAEFLREYKAGRTPNPDVLCNAEIKFKAFLDHAMRLGAEKIATGHYARVRLNEATGRHELLKGLDPSKDQSYFLHRLNQAQLSKTLFPVGELHKTEVRRIAEEIGLPNAKKKDSTGICFIGERPFREFLNRYISKESGPIRDDRGRRLGEHQGLSFYTLGQRQGLGIGGVKEKGAQRGSGDHSPWFVARKDVEKNTLWVVQGHDHPWLLSSALAAGDASWVSGEAPAPGRYGSKARYRQADAACELEEGGGDAAASFSLRFGEPQWAVTPGQSVVLYDGERCLGGGVIV from the coding sequence ATGGCAAAGCAACGGATCGTGGTGGGACTGAGCGGCGGGGTCGATTCCGCGGTCACGGCGCACCTGCTCAGGCAGCAGGGGCACGAGGTGGTCGGCATCTTCATGAAGAACTGGGAAGACGACGACGACAGCGAATACTGCTCGTCGAACATCGACTTCGTGGACGCCGCCAGCGTGGCCGACGTGCTGGGCATCGAGATCGAGCACGTCAACTTCGCGGCCGACTACAAGGACCGCGTGTTCGCCGAGTTCCTGCGCGAATACAAGGCCGGCCGCACGCCCAACCCCGACGTGCTGTGCAATGCCGAGATCAAGTTCAAGGCCTTCCTCGACCATGCGATGCGCCTGGGCGCCGAGAAGATCGCGACCGGCCACTACGCGCGTGTGCGGCTGAACGAGGCCACGGGCCGGCACGAACTGCTCAAGGGGCTCGATCCCTCCAAGGACCAGAGCTACTTCCTGCACCGGCTGAACCAGGCGCAGCTGTCGAAGACGCTGTTCCCCGTGGGCGAGCTGCACAAGACCGAGGTGCGCCGCATTGCCGAAGAGATCGGCCTGCCCAACGCGAAGAAGAAGGATTCGACCGGCATCTGCTTCATCGGCGAGCGGCCGTTCCGCGAATTCCTCAACCGCTACATCTCCAAGGAATCAGGCCCCATCAGGGACGACCGCGGCCGCAGGCTCGGCGAGCACCAGGGCCTGAGCTTCTACACGCTGGGCCAGCGGCAGGGGCTGGGCATCGGCGGCGTCAAGGAAAAGGGCGCGCAGCGCGGCTCGGGCGACCACTCGCCGTGGTTCGTGGCGCGCAAGGACGTCGAGAAGAACACGCTCTGGGTGGTGCAGGGCCATGACCATCCCTGGCTGCTGTCCTCGGCGCTGGCGGCCGGCGATGCGAGCTGGGTCTCGGGCGAGGCGCCCGCACCGGGCCGCTACGGGTCGAAGGCGCGCTACCGCCAGGCCGACGCCGCCTGCGAGCTGGAGGAAGGCGGCGGCGACGCCGCGGCAAGCTTCAGCCTGCGCTTCGGCGAGCCGCAATGGGCCGTCACGCCGGGGCAGTCGGTCGTGCTCTACGACGGCGAGCGCTGCCTTGGCGGCGGGGTCATCGTCTGA
- a CDS encoding DUF4019 domain-containing protein translates to MKVLTRLLLVAVLCWGAFGTAAAQDVEASEMVQGGMQAIRMIDQGRIGELWDGATAATRKRIARTEFAAKVSSSRSPLGAPLQRTWVAVNRRAVADPDAETAGQYVSIEYETRFSNKPDGTLRELVSFHLDRDRIWRFSSYVLR, encoded by the coding sequence ATGAAAGTTCTCACGAGGCTGCTGCTGGTCGCCGTACTGTGCTGGGGCGCCTTCGGCACGGCCGCCGCTCAGGATGTGGAAGCCAGCGAGATGGTGCAAGGCGGCATGCAGGCCATCCGGATGATCGACCAGGGCAGGATCGGCGAGCTCTGGGACGGCGCCACGGCCGCCACCCGCAAGCGCATCGCGCGCACCGAGTTCGCCGCCAAGGTTTCCAGCAGCCGCTCGCCGCTGGGGGCGCCGCTGCAGCGCACCTGGGTGGCGGTCAACCGCCGGGCCGTGGCCGACCCTGATGCCGAAACGGCCGGCCAGTATGTCAGCATCGAGTATGAGACCCGTTTCAGCAACAAGCCGGATGGCACCCTGCGCGAACTCGTGAGCTTCCATCTCGATCGCGACCGCATCTGGCGCTTCAGCAGCTACGTGCTGCGTTGA
- a CDS encoding NAD(P) transhydrogenase subunit alpha: MDPVSHTVINLIIFVLAIYVGYHVVWTVTPALHTPLMAVTNAISAIVVVGAMLAAALTETPLGKTMGVLAVALAAVNIFGGFLVTRRMLEMFKKKDKKAAPKAEAGASQ; the protein is encoded by the coding sequence ATGGATCCCGTTTCCCATACCGTCATCAACCTGATCATCTTCGTGCTGGCCATCTACGTGGGCTACCACGTGGTGTGGACCGTCACGCCCGCGCTGCACACGCCGCTGATGGCCGTGACCAACGCGATCTCGGCCATCGTGGTCGTGGGCGCCATGCTGGCGGCCGCGCTCACCGAAACCCCGCTGGGCAAGACCATGGGCGTGCTCGCGGTGGCCCTTGCGGCGGTGAACATCTTCGGCGGCTTCCTGGTCACGCGGCGCATGCTCGAGATGTTCAAGAAGAAGGACAAGAAGGCCGCACCCAAGGCCGAAGCGGGAGCCTCGCAATGA
- a CDS encoding NAD(P)(+) transhydrogenase (Re/Si-specific) subunit beta — MSMNVVTLLYLVASVCFIQALKGLSHPTTSIRGNIFGMAGMAIAVVTTGALIYKIAGGQLTGLAWVLLGLVAGGGYGAYRAKTVEMTKMPELVAFFHSMIGLAAVFIAVAAVVEPAAMLEGIAKGAPIPAGNRLELFLGAAIGAITFSGSVIAFGKLSGTYKFRLFQGAPVQFAGQHMLNLVLGLAMIGLGLVFMFTESWPAFFAMLALAFVMGVLIIIPIGGADMPVVVSMLNSYSGWAAAGIGFSLNNAMLIVAGSLVGSSGAILSYIMCKAMNRSFFNVILGGFGGEAVSAAGGAKEQRPVKSGSADDAAFVLGNAETVVIVPGYGLAVARAQHAVKELAEKLTHKGITVKYAIHPVAGRMPGHMNVLLAEAEVPYDQVFEMEDINGEFGQADVAIILGANDVVNPAALQKGSPIYGMPILEAYKAKTVIVNKRSMAAGYAGLDNELFYMDKTMMVFGDAKKVVEDMGKAIE; from the coding sequence ATGAGCATGAACGTCGTCACGCTGCTGTACCTGGTTGCCAGCGTCTGCTTCATCCAGGCCTTGAAGGGCCTGTCCCATCCCACCACCTCGATTCGAGGCAACATCTTCGGCATGGCCGGCATGGCCATCGCGGTGGTCACCACCGGTGCGCTGATCTACAAGATCGCCGGCGGCCAGCTGACGGGCCTGGCCTGGGTGCTGCTCGGGCTGGTGGCCGGCGGCGGCTACGGCGCCTACCGCGCCAAGACGGTCGAGATGACCAAGATGCCCGAGCTGGTGGCCTTCTTCCACAGCATGATCGGCCTGGCGGCGGTGTTCATCGCGGTCGCGGCCGTGGTCGAACCCGCGGCCATGCTCGAAGGCATCGCCAAGGGCGCGCCCATTCCCGCGGGCAACCGGCTCGAGCTGTTCCTGGGGGCGGCCATCGGCGCCATCACCTTCAGCGGCTCGGTCATCGCCTTCGGCAAGCTCTCGGGCACCTACAAGTTCCGCCTGTTCCAGGGCGCGCCGGTGCAGTTCGCGGGCCAGCACATGCTGAACCTCGTGCTCGGCCTGGCCATGATCGGGCTGGGTCTGGTGTTCATGTTCACAGAGAGCTGGCCGGCCTTCTTCGCGATGCTGGCGCTGGCCTTCGTGATGGGCGTGCTCATCATCATCCCGATCGGCGGGGCCGACATGCCGGTGGTGGTGTCCATGCTCAACAGCTACTCGGGCTGGGCGGCCGCGGGCATCGGCTTCAGCCTGAACAACGCGATGCTGATCGTGGCGGGCAGCCTCGTGGGCAGCTCGGGCGCGATCCTGAGCTACATCATGTGCAAGGCCATGAACCGCTCGTTCTTCAACGTGATCCTGGGCGGCTTCGGCGGCGAGGCGGTCAGCGCGGCCGGCGGCGCCAAGGAGCAGCGCCCGGTCAAGAGCGGCAGCGCCGACGATGCGGCCTTCGTGCTGGGCAATGCCGAGACGGTGGTGATCGTGCCGGGCTACGGCCTGGCGGTGGCGCGCGCGCAGCATGCGGTGAAGGAACTTGCCGAGAAGCTCACGCACAAGGGCATCACCGTCAAGTACGCGATCCACCCGGTGGCCGGGCGCATGCCGGGCCACATGAACGTGCTCCTGGCCGAGGCCGAGGTGCCCTACGACCAGGTGTTCGAGATGGAGGACATCAACGGCGAGTTCGGCCAGGCCGACGTGGCGATCATCCTGGGCGCCAACGACGTGGTGAATCCGGCGGCGCTGCAGAAGGGCAGCCCGATCTACGGCATGCCCATCCTGGAGGCCTACAAGGCCAAGACGGTGATCGTGAACAAGCGCTCCATGGCGGCGGGCTATGCGGGCCTGGACAATGAGCTCTTCTACATGGACAAGACCATGATGGTCTTTGGGGATGCGAAGAAAGTAGTGGAAGATATGGGCAAGGCCATCGAATAG
- a CDS encoding response regulator transcription factor: MRIAVLDHEPDQLQLIAQAMSGLGHECHSYTEGRPLLQALRRQTFDLLILEWNPPDVHGIELVKTARNELRSRAPILFVTTTRDEAAVVEGLNAGADDFMIAPVRATELEARVNALLRRSYPAQHETELVFGPYHFYPPARVLKVNGATVELKNREYALALFLFQNLGRLLSREHLHEAVWGAGTAALSRSLDTHVSRLRTKLGLGPSSGFLLLAIYGLGYRLEVVDASTHPDSLAR, encoded by the coding sequence ATGCGTATTGCAGTACTTGATCACGAGCCCGATCAGCTTCAGCTGATCGCCCAGGCGATGTCGGGGCTCGGCCACGAATGTCACTCGTACACCGAAGGGCGCCCTTTGCTCCAGGCGCTGCGCCGGCAAACCTTCGATCTTCTGATCCTCGAATGGAACCCGCCGGACGTGCACGGCATCGAGCTCGTGAAGACCGCCCGCAACGAGCTGCGAAGCCGCGCGCCCATTCTGTTCGTGACCACGACGCGCGACGAGGCCGCCGTGGTCGAAGGGCTCAATGCGGGCGCCGACGATTTCATGATCGCGCCGGTTCGCGCCACCGAGCTCGAGGCCCGGGTCAATGCGCTGCTGCGCCGGTCCTATCCCGCGCAGCACGAGACGGAGCTGGTGTTCGGCCCTTATCACTTCTACCCGCCCGCGCGGGTCCTCAAGGTGAATGGCGCGACCGTCGAGCTGAAGAACCGCGAATACGCGCTCGCGCTGTTCCTGTTCCAGAACCTCGGCCGGCTGCTGTCGCGCGAGCATCTGCACGAGGCGGTGTGGGGCGCCGGCACGGCGGCGCTGTCGCGGTCGCTCGACACCCACGTTTCCCGCCTGCGGACCAAGCTGGGCCTCGGGCCCTCGAGCGGCTTCCTGCTGCTGGCCATCTACGGGCTGGGCTACCGGCTCGAAGTGGTCGACGCCAGCACACACCCGGACAGCCTCGCGCGCTGA
- a CDS encoding ABC transporter permease subunit, with protein MLRFLLTRVSLLVPTFIGMTLLAFFLIRLVPGDPIETMAGERGIDPARHAQLRAAYGFDKPVIVQYGIYIGRVLHGDLGKSLITQESVASEFLALFPATVELAACAIAFALLLGLPAGILAAVRRNSIFDHGVMATSLTGYSMPIFWWGLLLILFFSVQLGWTPVSGRIAVQYFVEPETGFLLIDALRAGESDAFWSALHHLILPAIVLGTVPLAVIARMTRSAMLEVLGEDYIRTARAKGLSRFRVVGLHALRNALIPVVTVIGLQVGVLFTGAILTETIFSWPGVGKWLIEAIGRRDYPVLQGGMLLLGGIVMLVNLLVDVTYGVINPRIRR; from the coding sequence ATGCTTCGCTTCCTCCTCACGCGCGTGAGCCTGCTGGTGCCGACCTTCATCGGCATGACGCTGCTTGCCTTTTTCCTGATCCGGCTGGTGCCGGGCGATCCCATCGAAACGATGGCCGGCGAGCGCGGGATCGACCCCGCGCGCCATGCCCAGCTGCGCGCGGCCTACGGTTTCGACAAGCCGGTGATCGTGCAGTACGGCATCTACATCGGCCGCGTGCTGCATGGCGATCTCGGTAAGTCGCTCATCACGCAGGAGTCGGTGGCCAGCGAATTCCTCGCGCTGTTCCCCGCGACGGTCGAGCTTGCCGCGTGCGCGATTGCCTTTGCGCTGCTGCTGGGCCTGCCGGCGGGCATCCTGGCGGCGGTGCGGCGCAATTCCATCTTCGACCACGGCGTGATGGCCACCTCGCTCACCGGCTATTCGATGCCGATCTTCTGGTGGGGGCTGCTGCTGATCCTGTTCTTCTCGGTGCAATTGGGCTGGACGCCCGTGTCGGGCCGCATCGCGGTGCAGTATTTCGTCGAGCCCGAGACCGGCTTCCTGCTGATCGATGCATTGCGCGCCGGCGAGTCCGATGCCTTCTGGTCGGCACTGCATCACCTGATCCTGCCGGCCATCGTGCTCGGCACCGTGCCGCTGGCTGTCATTGCGCGCATGACGCGCTCGGCCATGCTCGAAGTGCTGGGCGAAGACTACATTCGCACCGCGCGCGCCAAGGGTCTCTCGCGCTTTCGCGTGGTCGGTCTGCATGCGCTGCGCAATGCGCTGATCCCGGTGGTCACGGTGATCGGCCTGCAGGTGGGTGTGCTCTTCACGGGCGCGATCCTCACCGAGACCATCTTCTCGTGGCCCGGCGTGGGCAAATGGCTCATCGAGGCCATCGGCCGGCGCGACTATCCGGTGCTGCAGGGCGGCATGCTGCTGCTGGGCGGCATCGTGATGCTGGTCAACCTGCTGGTCGACGTGACCTATGGCGTTATCAACCCCAGGATCCGGCGCTGA
- a CDS encoding long-chain-fatty-acid--CoA ligase, with translation MTDRPWLSSYPQGVPADIDASQYSSLVGLMEESFAKYADRTAYSFMGKDVSYAETDKLSKAFGAYLQGLGLAKGDRVAVMMPNCPQYPIAVAAILRAGLILVNVNPLYTPRELEHQLKDSGAKAIVIMENFGTTLQQCIAATPIKHIVLAAMGDRLGFLKGALVNYVVRNVKKLVPHYSLPGAVRFNDALDQGASRTLKAPAIGPDDVAVLQYTGGTTGVSKGAVLLHRNVIANVLQSEAWNEPVMAQVPAGEQPTSVCALPLYHIFAFTVGMMLNMRTGGKLILIPNPRDLAGVLKELSKHTIHSFPAVNTLFNGLANHPDFNTVNWKNLKVSVGGGMAVQAAVAKLWLEKTGCPICEGYGLSETSPSATCNPTNSKAYTGTIGLPLPSTWLKLLDDEGREVAPGQPGEIAIKGPQVMAGYWQRPDETAKVMTPDGYFKSGDIGVVDERGYFKVVDRKKDMILVSGFNVYPNEIEDVVAQIPGVLECAAVGVADEKTGEAVKLVIVKKDESLTEAQVREYCRANLTGYKQPRIVEFRTELPKTPVGKILRRELRDVKK, from the coding sequence ATGACCGACCGCCCCTGGCTCAGCAGCTATCCGCAAGGCGTGCCCGCCGACATCGACGCTTCGCAGTATTCCTCGCTGGTCGGTCTCATGGAGGAGAGCTTTGCCAAGTACGCCGACCGCACGGCCTACAGCTTCATGGGCAAGGACGTGAGCTATGCGGAGACCGACAAGCTCAGCAAGGCCTTCGGCGCCTACCTGCAGGGGCTCGGCCTCGCCAAGGGAGACCGCGTCGCGGTCATGATGCCCAACTGCCCGCAGTACCCGATTGCGGTCGCGGCCATCCTGCGCGCCGGCCTGATCCTGGTGAACGTGAATCCGCTGTACACGCCGCGCGAGCTCGAGCACCAGCTCAAGGACTCGGGCGCCAAGGCGATCGTCATCATGGAGAACTTCGGCACCACGCTGCAGCAGTGCATCGCGGCCACGCCCATCAAGCACATCGTGCTCGCCGCCATGGGCGACCGGCTCGGCTTCCTCAAGGGCGCGCTCGTCAACTACGTGGTGCGCAACGTGAAGAAGCTGGTGCCGCACTACAGCCTGCCGGGCGCGGTGCGCTTCAACGATGCGCTCGACCAGGGCGCGAGCCGCACGCTGAAGGCGCCGGCCATCGGCCCCGACGACGTGGCCGTGCTGCAGTACACCGGCGGCACCACCGGCGTCTCCAAGGGCGCGGTGCTGCTGCACCGCAACGTCATTGCGAACGTGCTGCAGTCCGAAGCCTGGAACGAACCCGTGATGGCGCAGGTGCCGGCGGGCGAGCAGCCCACGAGCGTCTGCGCGCTGCCGCTCTATCACATCTTCGCCTTCACCGTGGGCATGATGCTGAACATGCGCACGGGCGGCAAGCTGATCCTGATTCCGAATCCGCGCGACCTCGCGGGCGTGCTGAAGGAACTCTCCAAGCACACGATCCACAGCTTTCCCGCGGTCAACACGCTGTTCAACGGGCTGGCCAACCACCCCGACTTCAACACCGTCAACTGGAAGAACCTCAAGGTCTCGGTGGGCGGCGGCATGGCCGTGCAGGCGGCGGTCGCGAAGCTCTGGCTCGAGAAGACCGGCTGCCCGATCTGCGAGGGCTACGGCCTGTCCGAGACCTCGCCCTCGGCCACCTGCAACCCGACCAACAGCAAGGCCTACACCGGCACCATCGGCCTGCCGCTGCCGAGCACCTGGCTCAAGCTGCTCGACGACGAGGGCCGCGAAGTGGCGCCGGGCCAGCCCGGCGAAATCGCGATCAAGGGCCCGCAGGTGATGGCCGGCTACTGGCAGCGCCCCGACGAGACCGCCAAGGTCATGACGCCCGACGGCTACTTCAAGAGCGGCGACATCGGCGTGGTCGACGAGCGTGGCTACTTCAAGGTGGTCGACCGCAAGAAGGACATGATCCTGGTGTCGGGCTTCAACGTGTACCCCAACGAGATCGAGGACGTGGTGGCGCAGATTCCGGGCGTGCTCGAATGCGCGGCGGTCGGCGTGGCCGACGAGAAGACCGGCGAGGCGGTCAAGCTGGTGATCGTCAAGAAGGACGAGTCGCTGACCGAAGCCCAGGTGCGCGAATACTGCAGAGCAAACCTTACGGGTTACAAGCAGCCGCGAATCGTGGAGTTTCGTACCGAGTTGCCGAAGACGCCGGTCGGAAAGATCCTGCGGCGCGAACTGCGCGACGTCAAGAAGTAA